Proteins encoded within one genomic window of Sphingomonas sp. NBWT7:
- a CDS encoding DUF1244 domain-containing protein has translation MDPIDAIDDATAAAAFRRLVHHLRHRDDAQNVDLMGLAGFCRNCLSDWIGEAGGLPKEEARTAIYGMPYDAWKQAHQQEATPEQLARMKASIARNA, from the coding sequence ATGGACCCGATTGACGCAATCGACGATGCGACGGCGGCCGCCGCCTTCCGCCGGCTGGTGCACCACCTGCGCCACCGCGACGACGCGCAGAACGTCGATCTGATGGGGCTCGCCGGCTTCTGCCGCAACTGCCTGTCGGACTGGATCGGCGAGGCGGGCGGGCTGCCGAAGGAGGAGGCGCGCACCGCGATCTACGGCATGCCGTACGACGCGTGGAAGCAGGCGCATCAGCAGGAGGCGACGCCCGAACAGCTCGCGCGGATGAAGGCGAGCATCGCGCGCAACGCCTGA
- a CDS encoding amidohydrolase family protein, producing MTKTLLTAMMITVAAPALVAPAMAQTAPAAPPVASPGASPVASKVTFIHAGALLDRPGQAPRGNSTIVVRDGRIAEVRDGFAAPDAGAMLVDLKDKFVLPGLIDLHVHLLGIGGDPMRARLSALNTEQADDLMYGAGNARATLRAGFTTVRDLGGDPRGIRALRDAMERGDAEGPTIINAGAPISVTGGHGDPLNGLAEPYAHAVAETVENTCDGPADCVRATRRQIGLGAQVVKITATGGVLSNVSGGLGRAFTPEEMKAIVDTAHGLGRKVAAHSHAAEGSNAALAAGVDTIEHGSFITDETIALFKKTGAYLVPTEIAPVAALAQARAGALPPATIPKAEAAAAAMQDSHRRAYKAGVKFAFGTDSGVSKHGDNAQEFALLVDKVGMTPTEAIRSATVTAAEVLNQGNTIGTIEPGKTADIIAVDASPLQDVRQLERVRFVMHKGAIARRLGE from the coding sequence ATGACGAAGACGCTTCTGACCGCAATGATGATCACCGTGGCGGCGCCCGCACTGGTCGCGCCGGCGATGGCGCAGACCGCACCCGCGGCCCCCCCCGTCGCTTCGCCCGGTGCTTCCCCCGTGGCTTCCAAAGTCACCTTCATCCACGCCGGCGCGCTGCTCGACCGGCCGGGCCAGGCGCCGCGCGGCAACAGCACGATCGTGGTGCGCGACGGGCGCATCGCCGAGGTGCGTGACGGCTTCGCCGCGCCCGATGCCGGCGCGATGCTGGTCGATCTCAAGGACAAGTTCGTCCTGCCCGGGCTGATCGATCTCCACGTCCACCTGCTCGGCATCGGCGGCGATCCGATGCGCGCGCGCCTCTCCGCGCTCAACACCGAGCAGGCCGACGATCTGATGTACGGCGCGGGCAATGCACGCGCGACGCTGCGCGCGGGCTTCACCACGGTGCGCGACCTGGGCGGCGATCCGCGCGGGATCCGCGCGCTGCGCGACGCGATGGAGCGCGGCGACGCCGAAGGGCCGACGATCATCAACGCCGGCGCGCCGATCTCGGTGACGGGCGGGCACGGCGATCCATTGAACGGCCTCGCCGAGCCGTACGCGCACGCGGTCGCCGAAACGGTCGAGAACACCTGCGACGGCCCCGCCGATTGCGTGCGCGCGACGCGGCGGCAGATCGGGCTGGGCGCGCAGGTGGTGAAGATCACCGCGACGGGCGGCGTCCTGTCGAACGTGTCGGGCGGGCTCGGCCGCGCGTTCACGCCCGAGGAGATGAAGGCGATCGTCGACACTGCGCACGGCCTCGGCCGCAAGGTCGCCGCGCACAGCCACGCGGCCGAGGGCAGCAACGCGGCGCTGGCGGCGGGCGTCGACACGATCGAGCACGGCAGCTTCATCACCGACGAGACGATCGCGCTGTTCAAGAAGACCGGCGCCTATCTGGTGCCGACCGAGATCGCGCCCGTCGCGGCGCTGGCGCAAGCCCGCGCCGGCGCGCTGCCGCCGGCAACGATCCCCAAGGCCGAGGCTGCCGCCGCCGCGATGCAGGACAGCCATCGCCGCGCGTACAAGGCGGGCGTCAAGTTCGCCTTCGGCACCGACAGCGGCGTGTCGAAGCACGGCGACAATGCGCAGGAGTTCGCGCTGCTCGTCGACAAGGTCGGCATGACCCCGACCGAGGCGATCCGCAGCGCCACGGTGACCGCCGCGGAGGTGCTGAACCAGGGCAACACGATCGGCACGATCGAGCCGGGCAAGACGGCGGACATCATCGCCGTCGACGCATCGCCGCTGCAGGACGTGCGCCAGCTCGAGCGGGTGCGCTTCGTGATGCACAAGGGGGCGATCGCCCGCCGGCTCGGCGAATAA
- a CDS encoding DUF2312 domain-containing protein, which translates to MAEERGEGMGGGQVAADELRLLIERAERLEEEKKGISDDIKDVMAEAKSRGYDPKAIRKIMSIRKKKREEYQEEEMILETYMQALGML; encoded by the coding sequence ATGGCTGAGGAACGCGGCGAAGGCATGGGCGGCGGGCAGGTCGCGGCGGACGAGCTGCGCCTGCTGATCGAGCGCGCCGAGCGGCTCGAGGAAGAGAAGAAGGGTATCTCGGACGACATCAAGGACGTGATGGCCGAGGCGAAATCGCGCGGCTACGATCCCAAGGCGATCCGCAAGATCATGTCGATCCGAAAGAAGAAGCGCGAGGAATATCAGGAAGAGGAGATGATCCTCGAGACGTACATGCAAGCGCTGGGCATGCTGTAA
- a CDS encoding ATP-binding protein — translation MTIAVDMGADASGAPVLIDLEELLATRLLVQGNSGSGKSHLLRRLLERSAGQVQQVVIDPEGDFVTLGPTYGHVVVEATDYSEREIARIAGRLREHRASVVLSLEGLEAEGQMRCAATFLSAMFDAPREHWYPALVVVDEAQLFAPTTGGEVAEDVRRASLSAMTNLMCRGRKRGLAGVIATQRLAKLAKNVAAEASNFLMGRTFLDIDMARAADLLGMERRQAEAIRDLPRGTFLALGPAVCRRPQTVKIGAVETSARSGSPKLTPLPSAASPADLKDLIFAEPEPEAAPQLPMTFEARPRRVPAEELISDMARPAPLPPEPERSDEEVAAIVADVLRAIVADPESAGRPASVLFQDFQVRCRMQGLARSGIELGDFTRRLSSARAGIFDTADPAWADAVALAGALPDEMVGPFLLVAKAAKEGAPCPSDAALAETYGTSSLGRVRRLMGYIESRDLIVTRTDLSGKRSITIARLGWTTAPAEAA, via the coding sequence ATGACGATAGCCGTGGACATGGGCGCCGATGCCTCGGGCGCGCCGGTCCTGATCGACCTCGAGGAACTGCTCGCCACCCGATTGCTCGTGCAGGGCAATTCGGGATCGGGAAAATCGCACCTGCTGCGCCGCCTGCTCGAACGCTCGGCGGGACAGGTGCAGCAGGTGGTGATCGATCCCGAAGGGGATTTCGTCACGCTCGGACCGACGTACGGCCACGTCGTGGTCGAGGCGACCGACTATTCGGAGCGCGAGATCGCGCGAATCGCCGGGCGGCTGCGCGAGCATCGTGCGTCGGTGGTGCTGAGCCTTGAGGGGCTCGAGGCGGAGGGGCAGATGCGCTGCGCCGCGACCTTCCTGTCGGCGATGTTCGATGCCCCGCGCGAGCATTGGTATCCGGCGCTGGTCGTGGTCGACGAGGCGCAATTGTTCGCCCCGACCACGGGCGGCGAAGTGGCGGAGGACGTCCGCCGCGCGTCGCTCTCGGCAATGACCAACCTGATGTGCCGCGGGCGCAAGCGCGGCCTCGCGGGCGTCATCGCGACGCAGCGGCTGGCGAAGCTCGCCAAGAACGTCGCCGCCGAGGCATCGAACTTCCTGATGGGGCGCACCTTTCTCGACATCGACATGGCGCGCGCTGCCGACCTGCTCGGCATGGAGCGCCGCCAGGCCGAGGCGATCCGCGATCTGCCGCGCGGCACGTTCCTGGCACTGGGCCCCGCGGTGTGCCGCCGCCCGCAGACGGTGAAGATCGGCGCGGTCGAGACGAGCGCGCGTTCGGGCAGCCCCAAGCTCACCCCACTCCCCTCCGCAGCGTCGCCCGCCGACCTCAAGGACCTGATCTTCGCCGAGCCCGAGCCCGAGGCGGCGCCGCAGCTGCCGATGACGTTCGAGGCACGGCCGCGCCGCGTGCCGGCAGAAGAGCTGATCTCCGACATGGCGCGCCCCGCCCCGCTGCCGCCCGAACCCGAGCGGTCGGACGAGGAAGTCGCCGCGATCGTCGCCGACGTGCTGCGCGCGATTGTCGCGGATCCCGAATCGGCCGGCCGCCCCGCGTCGGTGCTGTTCCAGGATTTCCAGGTCCGCTGCCGCATGCAGGGGCTCGCCCGCTCGGGGATCGAGCTCGGTGACTTCACGCGCCGCCTGTCGTCGGCGCGTGCCGGCATCTTCGACACCGCCGATCCGGCATGGGCCGATGCGGTGGCACTCGCCGGTGCGCTGCCCGACGAGATGGTCGGCCCGTTCCTGCTCGTCGCCAAGGCCGCGAAGGAAGGCGCCCCCTGCCCCAGCGACGCCGCGCTGGCGGAGACCTACGGCACGTCGTCGCTCGGCCGGGTGCGGCGCCTGATGGGCTATATCGAGAGCCGCGACCTGATCGTCACGCGCACTGACCTGTCGGGCAAGCGCTCGATCACCATCGCGCGATTAGGCTGGACGACCGCGCCGGCAGAGGCGGCGTAG
- a CDS encoding YebC/PmpR family DNA-binding transcriptional regulator, giving the protein MAGHSKFKNIMHRKGAQDKKRSGMFSKLSREITVAAKMGLPDPDMNPRLRAAVNAAKAQSMPKDNIQRSIDKASRGDAENYEEIRYEGFGPGGVSLIIEALSDNRNRTATNVRTAVSKNGGNLGASGSVSHAFDRLGLINYPASVGDAEKVFEAALEAGAEDVTSSDDGHEIWTAQADLHEVAKALEPVLGEAESAKLAWRPQTMVAVDESDAATLFKLIDALDDDDDVQQVWGNYEVSDEVMEKLG; this is encoded by the coding sequence ATGGCAGGTCATTCCAAATTCAAGAACATCATGCACCGCAAGGGTGCGCAGGATAAGAAGCGGTCGGGCATGTTCTCGAAGCTTTCGCGCGAGATCACCGTCGCGGCGAAGATGGGGCTTCCCGATCCCGACATGAACCCGCGGCTGCGCGCGGCGGTCAACGCCGCCAAGGCGCAGTCGATGCCCAAGGACAATATCCAGCGCTCGATCGACAAGGCGAGCCGGGGCGATGCGGAGAATTACGAGGAGATCCGCTACGAGGGCTTCGGCCCCGGCGGGGTCAGCCTGATCATCGAGGCGCTGAGCGACAACCGCAACCGCACCGCCACCAACGTGCGCACCGCGGTGAGCAAGAACGGCGGCAACCTCGGAGCGTCGGGCTCGGTCAGCCATGCGTTCGACCGGCTCGGCCTGATCAACTATCCAGCCAGCGTCGGCGATGCGGAAAAGGTGTTCGAGGCGGCGCTGGAAGCGGGTGCGGAGGACGTGACGTCGAGCGACGACGGCCACGAGATCTGGACCGCGCAGGCCGATCTCCACGAAGTCGCGAAGGCGCTGGAGCCGGTGCTGGGCGAAGCGGAGAGTGCCAAGCTCGCGTGGCGTCCGCAGACGATGGTCGCGGTCGACGAGAGCGATGCGGCGACGCTGTTCAAGCTGATCGATGCGCTCGACGACGACGACGACGTCCAGCAGGTGTGGGGCAATTACGAAGTCTCCGACGAGGTGATGGAGAAGCTCGGCTGA
- the ruvC gene encoding crossover junction endodeoxyribonuclease RuvC, translating into MIILGLDPGLGTTGWGVIAAEGNRLRHVANGQIRTDPSMALPRRLANLHAALIDVIRAERPASAAVEEVLGNTNAQSTLKLGQARGVVLLAAAGSGLAVDEYHPSTVKKAVVGTGGAEKRQIQAMMAVLLPGAKLAGPDAADALAVAICHAHHLASAAGMMRRARATS; encoded by the coding sequence CTGATCATCCTCGGGCTCGATCCGGGGCTTGGCACCACCGGCTGGGGCGTGATCGCCGCGGAGGGCAACCGGCTGCGGCACGTCGCCAACGGGCAGATCAGGACCGATCCTTCGATGGCGCTGCCGCGGCGGCTCGCCAATCTCCACGCCGCGCTGATCGACGTGATCCGCGCCGAGCGGCCGGCGAGCGCGGCGGTCGAGGAGGTGCTCGGCAACACCAATGCGCAGTCGACGCTGAAGCTGGGGCAGGCGCGCGGCGTCGTGCTGCTCGCCGCTGCGGGGTCCGGACTCGCGGTCGACGAATATCATCCCTCGACGGTCAAGAAGGCGGTGGTCGGCACCGGCGGCGCGGAGAAGCGGCAGATCCAGGCGATGATGGCGGTGCTGCTTCCCGGCGCGAAGCTCGCCGGGCCCGATGCCGCGGACGCGCTGGCGGTGGCGATCTGCCACGCACACCATCTGGCGAGCGCCGCGGGTATGATGCGGCGCGCGCGCGCGACCTCCTGA
- the ruvA gene encoding Holliday junction branch migration protein RuvA, which produces MIAYLKGVLASTSAEHAVIEVNGVGYLVGASSRTLAALGPVGEAVHVHTELLVGEDFQRLVGFSGADERDWFRLLTSVQGVGARVALAILSALEPAELSRAVAAQDKAMVARANGVGPKLAERIVRELKDKAGGIVLGPSAAAQAIPVGASADAVSAMLNLGFRPAEASAAVAAAEEELGPAATLDALVRLALRKAAK; this is translated from the coding sequence GTGATCGCATATCTCAAGGGCGTGCTGGCGAGCACCAGTGCCGAACATGCGGTGATCGAGGTGAATGGCGTCGGCTATCTCGTCGGCGCCTCGTCGCGCACGCTGGCCGCGCTGGGGCCGGTCGGCGAGGCGGTGCACGTTCACACCGAACTCCTCGTCGGGGAGGATTTCCAGCGGCTGGTCGGCTTCTCGGGCGCGGACGAGCGCGACTGGTTCCGACTGCTCACCAGCGTTCAGGGGGTAGGCGCGCGCGTCGCGCTCGCAATCCTCTCGGCGCTCGAACCCGCCGAGCTCAGCCGCGCGGTCGCCGCGCAGGACAAGGCGATGGTCGCGCGCGCCAACGGCGTCGGGCCCAAGCTCGCCGAGCGGATCGTGCGCGAGCTCAAGGACAAGGCGGGCGGGATCGTACTCGGCCCATCTGCGGCCGCACAGGCAATCCCTGTCGGTGCAAGTGCCGATGCGGTATCGGCGATGCTCAATCTCGGCTTTCGCCCCGCTGAGGCGAGCGCTGCGGTCGCCGCCGCGGAGGAGGAACTCGGCCCGGCGGCGACGCTCGACGCGCTCGTCCGGCTCGCGCTGCGCAAGGCGGCGAAATGA
- a CDS encoding GFA family protein, translating to MIHRRATCQCGAAAIDCEGEPVRVSVCHCLDCQRRSGAPFAAQARFHDASVSITGDLAHWRRTSARGGVSDHHFCRTCGSTLFYRVAAEPGIVSIPIGGFGDAPLPPPVYSVYEARKRSWVAIVGDAIEHHD from the coding sequence ATGATCCACCGCCGCGCCACCTGCCAGTGCGGCGCGGCGGCGATCGACTGCGAGGGCGAGCCGGTCCGCGTCTCGGTATGCCACTGCCTCGATTGCCAGCGCCGCAGCGGCGCGCCGTTCGCCGCGCAGGCGCGATTCCACGACGCATCGGTAAGTATTACCGGCGATCTCGCGCATTGGCGGCGCACCTCGGCGCGCGGCGGGGTGTCCGACCATCATTTCTGCCGCACCTGCGGATCGACATTGTTCTATCGCGTCGCGGCCGAGCCCGGCATCGTCTCGATCCCGATCGGCGGCTTCGGCGACGCGCCGCTCCCGCCGCCGGTCTATTCGGTCTATGAGGCGCGCAAGCGATCGTGGGTCGCGATCGTCGGCGACGCGATCGAGCATCACGACTGA
- a CDS encoding ParA family protein encodes MSARTIAVYSLKGGVGKTTLAVNLAWAAATLSARRTLLWDLDGQAAATWILGHDAGGREAGAAIRREVEAKRLVRPTAFERLDLLPADASLRELDVAFHTLDKKKRLARLVDDLGGDYDRIVIDCPPGLTDTSDQIMRAADLVVVPVIPSALSRRALDTITAHVQKKKGPKVTLAPVFSMVDRRRLLHREALAQHPDWPAIPMASAFEAMTERRAPLGSFAPRTSPGAEAIAALWRRVENALSDLR; translated from the coding sequence ATGAGCGCGCGGACGATCGCGGTGTACAGTCTGAAGGGCGGCGTGGGTAAGACGACGCTTGCGGTCAATCTCGCCTGGGCGGCGGCGACGCTGTCGGCGCGGCGCACGCTGCTGTGGGATCTCGACGGCCAGGCCGCGGCAACCTGGATCCTCGGCCACGACGCCGGCGGGCGCGAGGCGGGGGCGGCGATCCGGCGCGAGGTGGAGGCGAAGCGCCTCGTCCGCCCGACTGCGTTCGAACGGCTCGATCTGCTGCCCGCCGACGCCTCGCTGCGCGAGCTCGACGTCGCCTTTCACACGCTCGACAAGAAGAAGCGGCTCGCGCGCCTGGTCGACGATCTCGGCGGCGACTATGACCGGATCGTCATCGATTGCCCGCCGGGGCTTACCGACACGTCGGACCAGATCATGCGCGCCGCCGATCTCGTCGTCGTTCCCGTCATCCCCTCCGCGCTGTCGCGCCGCGCGCTCGATACGATCACCGCGCACGTGCAGAAGAAGAAAGGGCCCAAGGTCACGCTCGCGCCGGTCTTCTCGATGGTCGATCGCCGCCGCCTGCTGCATCGCGAGGCGCTGGCGCAGCATCCCGACTGGCCGGCGATCCCGATGGCAAGCGCGTTTGAGGCGATGACCGAGCGCCGCGCGCCGCTGGGTAGCTTCGCGCCGCGCACGTCGCCGGGAGCGGAGGCGATCGCCGCGCTGTGGCGCCGCGTCGAAAACGCGCTATCGGACCTGCGATGA
- the ruvB gene encoding Holliday junction branch migration DNA helicase RuvB, whose translation MTDDDRLITPARRTEDADAALRPKRLDEFVGQAAARENLRVFIEAARGRGDALDHVLFFGPPGLGKTTLAQIVAREMGVGFRATSGPVIAKSGDLAALLTNLEDGDVLFIDEIHRLQPSVEEVLYPAMEDRALDLMIGEGPSARSVRIDLPRFTLVGATTRQGLLTTPLRDRFGIPIRLQFYTVEELTRVVTRAASLLDLDVSPDGAAEIARRSRGTPRISGRLLRRVRDFANVAGVRIVDATAADRALNRLEVDALGLDAMDRRYLSMIADIYRGGPVGVETLAAGLSEPRDTIEEVIEPYLIQLGLVARTARGRVLNAGGWKHLGLNPPAGSQDGLFD comes from the coding sequence ATGACCGACGACGACCGCCTGATCACGCCCGCGCGCCGCACCGAGGATGCCGACGCGGCGCTGCGCCCGAAGCGGCTCGACGAGTTTGTCGGCCAGGCCGCGGCGCGCGAGAACCTGCGCGTCTTCATCGAGGCCGCGCGCGGCCGCGGCGACGCGCTCGATCACGTGCTGTTCTTCGGGCCCCCCGGGCTCGGCAAGACGACTCTGGCGCAGATCGTCGCGCGCGAGATGGGCGTGGGGTTTCGCGCGACGTCCGGCCCGGTGATCGCCAAATCGGGCGATCTTGCCGCGCTCCTCACCAACCTCGAGGACGGCGACGTGCTGTTCATCGACGAGATCCACCGATTGCAGCCATCGGTGGAGGAAGTGCTCTACCCCGCGATGGAGGATCGCGCACTCGATCTGATGATCGGTGAAGGGCCGTCGGCGCGCAGCGTCCGCATCGATCTGCCGCGCTTCACGCTGGTCGGCGCGACGACGCGGCAGGGCCTGCTGACGACGCCGCTGCGCGACCGCTTCGGCATCCCGATCCGGCTGCAGTTCTACACGGTCGAGGAACTGACGCGGGTGGTGACGCGCGCGGCGTCGCTGCTCGATCTCGACGTCTCGCCCGATGGCGCAGCGGAAATCGCGCGCCGCTCGCGCGGGACGCCCCGCATTTCGGGACGGCTGCTGCGACGCGTGCGTGATTTCGCCAACGTGGCAGGCGTGAGGATCGTCGATGCCACTGCGGCCGATCGTGCGCTCAACCGGCTCGAGGTCGACGCGCTCGGCCTCGACGCGATGGATCGCCGCTACCTGTCGATGATCGCCGACATCTATCGCGGCGGGCCGGTGGGGGTCGAGACGCTTGCCGCCGGCCTCAGCGAGCCGCGCGACACGATCGAGGAGGTGATCGAACCGTATCTGATCCAGCTCGGCCTCGTCGCGCGAACGGCGCGCGGCCGCGTGCTCAACGCGGGCGGGTGGAAGCACCTCGGGCTCAATCCGCCCGCGGGCAGCCAAGACGGATTGTTCGACTGA
- the ptsP gene encoding phosphoenolpyruvate--protein phosphotransferase, translating to MPVSAAASAREILVNLHDVMAARSNAQAKLNQVVDIIGEALDSEVCSIYLLREGVLELYATRGLAADAVHVTKLVLGEGLVGTIAESGEILNLDEAASHPDFAYKPETGEDRFHSFAGVPIIRRERSVGVLAVQHADPRRYADIEIEALQTVAMVLSELIANAGLIDQRGPKDRPQSTASVRLIGQKLVEGMGAGCAVFHQPRIHIEHTVAEDTEAERHRVYAAFDKMRDQIEKMTREAEFGVGGEHEEVLETYKMFAYDEGWSRRINEAIDSGLTAEAAIERVQQRTRQRMRQIDDPLLADRMHDLEDLANRLLRIVSGQMGTAAQMGLRQDTILIARNLGPAELLEYDRRRLKGVVLEEGSLTAHVTIVARAMGVPVLGRVRDVRRAIGEGDLLLLDVNEGSVVVRPSTAMEEAFDAKLLLRQKRKAAYAALRDVAPVSKDGHRVTVMVNAGLRDDAAALDVTGADGIGLFRTEFQFLVSATLPQRERQQRLYREVLDVAGDRPVIFRTVDIGGDKALPYLVQDAAEEENPAMGWRALRLALERDGLMKAQARALLEAAAGRTLNVMFPMVSEAWEFAEARALFEQQRDWIASRNRRLPNEIRYGAMLEVPSLAYQLDLLLPQVDFISIGTNDLTQFLFAADRANPKLAERYDWLSASILRFLAALVAPCAEAGVPLAVCGEMGGRPLEALALIGIGIDRFSITPAAVGPIKAMVRSLDHVAVRAEMARLLAAPPRDLRGALAAWAAAQGVELG from the coding sequence ATGCCCGTATCCGCCGCCGCCTCCGCCCGCGAGATCCTCGTCAACCTGCACGACGTGATGGCGGCGCGATCGAACGCGCAGGCCAAGCTCAACCAGGTCGTCGACATCATTGGCGAGGCGCTCGATAGCGAGGTCTGCTCGATCTACCTGCTGCGCGAGGGCGTGCTCGAGCTCTACGCGACACGCGGCCTCGCGGCAGACGCGGTGCACGTCACCAAACTCGTACTCGGCGAGGGACTGGTCGGCACGATTGCCGAGAGTGGCGAGATCCTCAACCTCGACGAAGCGGCGAGCCATCCCGATTTCGCCTACAAGCCCGAGACCGGCGAGGACCGCTTCCACAGTTTCGCCGGCGTGCCCATCATCCGCCGCGAGCGCTCGGTCGGCGTACTCGCGGTGCAGCACGCCGATCCGCGGCGCTACGCCGATATCGAGATCGAGGCGCTGCAGACGGTGGCGATGGTGCTGAGCGAGCTCATCGCCAACGCCGGGCTGATCGACCAGCGCGGCCCCAAGGATCGCCCGCAGTCGACCGCGAGCGTCCGGCTGATCGGGCAGAAGCTGGTCGAGGGGATGGGCGCCGGATGCGCGGTGTTCCACCAGCCGCGCATCCATATCGAGCACACCGTTGCCGAAGACACTGAGGCCGAGCGCCACCGCGTCTACGCCGCGTTCGACAAGATGCGTGACCAGATCGAGAAGATGACGCGCGAGGCGGAGTTCGGCGTCGGCGGCGAGCATGAAGAAGTGCTCGAGACGTACAAGATGTTCGCCTATGACGAGGGCTGGTCACGCCGCATCAACGAGGCGATCGACAGTGGGCTGACGGCGGAGGCGGCGATCGAGCGCGTTCAGCAGCGCACCCGCCAGCGCATGCGCCAGATCGACGATCCGCTGCTCGCCGATCGCATGCACGATCTAGAGGATCTGGCGAACCGCCTCTTGCGCATCGTGTCGGGCCAGATGGGCACGGCGGCGCAGATGGGCCTTCGGCAGGACACGATCCTGATCGCGCGTAACCTTGGGCCGGCGGAACTGCTCGAATATGATCGCCGCCGGCTGAAGGGCGTTGTGCTCGAGGAAGGCTCGCTCACCGCGCACGTCACGATTGTCGCGCGCGCGATGGGCGTGCCGGTGCTGGGCCGCGTGCGCGACGTGCGCCGCGCGATCGGCGAGGGCGATCTCTTGCTGCTCGACGTCAACGAAGGCTCGGTCGTCGTGCGCCCGTCGACCGCGATGGAGGAGGCGTTCGACGCCAAGCTGCTGCTGCGGCAGAAGCGCAAGGCCGCCTATGCCGCGCTGCGCGACGTTGCACCCGTCAGCAAGGACGGCCACCGCGTGACGGTGATGGTCAACGCCGGCCTGCGCGACGACGCCGCCGCGCTCGACGTGACGGGCGCCGACGGCATCGGGCTGTTCCGCACCGAATTCCAGTTCCTTGTCTCGGCCACTTTGCCGCAGCGCGAGCGACAGCAGCGGCTGTACCGCGAGGTGCTCGACGTCGCGGGCGATCGCCCGGTGATCTTCCGCACCGTCGACATCGGCGGCGACAAGGCGCTGCCGTACCTGGTGCAGGACGCCGCGGAAGAAGAGAATCCGGCGATGGGCTGGCGCGCGCTGCGGCTCGCGCTCGAACGCGACGGGCTGATGAAGGCGCAGGCGCGCGCGCTGCTCGAGGCGGCGGCCGGGCGCACGCTCAACGTCATGTTCCCGATGGTCAGCGAGGCGTGGGAGTTCGCCGAGGCGCGCGCGCTGTTCGAGCAGCAGCGCGACTGGATCGCCTCGCGCAATCGCCGCCTGCCGAACGAGATTCGCTACGGCGCGATGCTCGAAGTGCCGAGCCTCGCCTATCAGCTCGATCTCCTGCTGCCCCAGGTCGATTTCATCTCGATCGGCACCAACGATCTGACGCAATTCCTGTTCGCCGCCGATCGCGCCAATCCCAAGCTCGCCGAACGCTACGACTGGCTGTCCGCCTCGATCCTGCGCTTCCTCGCTGCGCTGGTCGCGCCGTGCGCCGAGGCGGGCGTGCCGCTCGCGGTGTGCGGCGAGATGGGCGGGCGGCCGCTCGAGGCGCTCGCGCTGATCGGCATCGGCATCGATCGCTTCTCGATCACGCCCGCCGCGGTGGGGCCGATCAAGGCGATGGTCCGCTCGCTCGATCACGTCGCGGTGCGCGCGGAAATGGCGCGGCTGCTCGCCGCCCCGCCGCGCGATCTGCGCGGTGCGCTTGCCGCTTGGGCGGCCGCGCAAGGCGTTGAACTGGGCTGA
- a CDS encoding helix-turn-helix domain-containing protein, whose protein sequence is MTDAGRSDDATPLPQRVGDRLRDERERQGMSLEEIAARTRVPLRHLEAIEASNYGALPSPTYAVGFVRAYARALGTNEVTLASEVRVEALKAPRAQPQYQPYEIADPARVPSRGLVIGAAGLGLALVILAILWFATGLLRGDTTAETPSVAVAVPAAQPPAAPTPSGAGQVTLVATGEVWLRVYDAANKTLYLGTMKPGDRFDVPPTADNPMINVGRPDKLQVTLNGSNLPPLGTGERAIKDVPVGAAALAGRANPQPGATPTPAAAPALTTRRDVPPAFATAPAGQ, encoded by the coding sequence ATGACTGACGCCGGTCGCAGCGACGACGCGACGCCACTTCCGCAACGTGTCGGTGACAGGCTGCGGGACGAGCGCGAGCGGCAGGGCATGTCGCTCGAGGAGATCGCTGCGCGCACGCGGGTGCCGCTGCGCCATTTGGAGGCGATCGAGGCGTCGAACTACGGCGCGCTGCCGTCCCCCACCTATGCCGTCGGCTTCGTGCGTGCCTATGCCCGCGCGCTCGGCACGAACGAGGTCACGCTGGCGAGCGAGGTGCGTGTCGAGGCGCTCAAGGCGCCACGTGCGCAGCCGCAATATCAGCCGTACGAGATCGCCGATCCGGCGCGGGTGCCGAGCCGCGGACTGGTGATCGGCGCCGCCGGGCTCGGCCTGGCGCTCGTCATCCTCGCGATCCTGTGGTTCGCAACCGGGCTGCTGCGCGGCGATACCACGGCGGAAACGCCATCGGTCGCCGTCGCCGTGCCCGCCGCACAGCCGCCTGCCGCGCCGACGCCGTCGGGGGCCGGGCAGGTCACGCTGGTCGCGACGGGCGAGGTGTGGCTGCGCGTGTACGACGCCGCGAACAAGACGCTGTACCTTGGCACGATGAAGCCGGGCGACCGGTTCGACGTGCCGCCGACTGCCGACAATCCGATGATCAACGTCGGCCGGCCGGACAAGCTGCAGGTGACGCTCAATGGATCGAACCTGCCGCCGCTCGGCACGGGCGAGCGCGCGATCAAGGACGTGCCGGTCGGCGCCGCCGCGCTCGCCGGCCGCGCGAACCCGCAGCCCGGCGCAACGCCGACGCCCGCCGCCGCGCCCGCGCTGACGACGCGGCGCGACGTCCCGCCCGCCTTCGCGACCGCCCCCGCCGGCCAGTGA